The genomic region GAGCATGGCGGCGCGCTCGGCGACCTCGACGGCCAGGAACGGCTCGACGCTACGGGCGCGTTCCGACGGCGTCATCGCGAATCTCGCGCGCGCAGCCGCGCGAGCGCGATCTGCGTCAACATCCCGGGACCGTGCATGAGGACTCCGACCTTGCTCCCTGGCTGGTCGGTCCAGTTCACGGGCACCTCGACGATTCGATGTCCACTCCCCTGGGCCCGCAGGAGGACTTCCACGTCGAACCCGAACCCGCGTGTCTGGAGGGGCTCGAAGAGCTCCTTCGCCACGGCGCCGTGAAAGGCCTTGAAGCCACACTGGGAATCGGCGACGCCACGCAGCCCGAGCCGCGCCACGAGCCAGTTGAAGAGTCGTCCCGCGATCACGCGATGTCGGCGAGCGACAACGGACACGGCCGGGTCCGCGAGGACGCGCGAGCCGATGACGATGCCGGCGCCGGCCATGAGCAGGGGCTCGACGCGCTTCAATTCGCCAATCGGCGTGGCGCCGTCGGCGTCGGTGAAGAGCCGATAGTCGCCGCGTGCGGCGAGCATTCCCGCGCGCACCGCGGCCCCCTTGCCCTCGTTCCGGGGCAGCGCGAGGAGTGAGAGGCTCCCGTGTTGACGAGCGAGCGCACGCACGGCGGCGGCGGTCTCGTCGGTGCTTCCGTCGTCGACGACGATGACCTCGTACGGTTCGCCCCGCCCGTCAAAATACGCGAGGACCTCCTCGAGATACCGCGGAAGACGCTGCGCCTCGTTGAAGGCCGGGATGACGATGGACCAGCGAGGGCTCACGGCACCTCCGCCCCCTTGGGATGACGGCTGCGGCGAGCGTGTCCGGTGTCGTGCGCGGCACGTGCGACTCCGTCGGCGACCGCCGGCGCGACGTTCTTGTTGAAGACGCTGGGGATGATGTACTCCGCCGAGAGCTCGCTCCGCCCGACGCACGCCGCGATGGCGCGTGCCGCGGCGAGTTTCATCTCGTCGTTGACCGTCCGCGCCCGGGAGTCGAGCAATCCGCGGAAGAACCCCGGGAAGCAGAGGACGTTGTTGATCTGGTTGGGATAGTCCGAGCGGCCGGTCGCCATCACGGCCACGTGTCCCTCCGCCTCTTCGGGCTGGATCTCCGGGACAGGGTTGGCCATCGCGAAGACAATCGGGTTGCGCGCCATGCGCGCGAGATCGCCGGCGCGGAGGATGCCGGGCACGGAGAGCCCGATGAACACATCCGCCCCCCGGACCGCATCCGCAAGCCCACCCTTCACACGCCGTGGATTGGTGGTCGAGGCGACCCACCGCTTCATGAAGTCCATGCCTTTGGTCCGACCCCGATGGATGGTCCCGTGCTCGTCCACACCGATGATGTCCCGGACGCCGCTCGACTGGAGGATCTTGATCGTCGCGGTCCCCGCCGCCCCGACGCCCGTCACCACCACGCGCAACCGGCGGAGGTCCTTTCGCACGATCCGGAGAGCGTTCAAGAGGGCGGCGAGAACCACGACGGCCGTCCCGTGCTGATCGTCGTGAAACACGGGCACGTCGAGCTCTTTCCGTAGCCGGTTCTCGATCTCGAAGCAGCGTGGCGCCCCAATGTCCTCGAGGTTGATCCCGCCGAACACGGGCACCACGAGCTTCACGGTCTCCACGATCTTGTCGACGTCGCGGGTCGCCAGGCAGATCGGAAAGGCATCGACACCCGCGAATTCCTTGAACAGCATCGCCTTGCCTTCCATGACGGGCAGCGCTGCCTCGGGTCCGATATCTCCGAGGCCGAGCACGGCGGTACCGTCCGTCACGACGGCCACCGTGTTGTGCTTGATCGTGAGCGCGAAGGCCCGGCGGCGATCCTCGCGGATCGCCAGGCACACCCGGGCAACGCCCGGGGTATACGCCATGGAGAGGTCGTCGCGGGTCCGGATCGGCGCCTTGTTCCGGATCTCGATCTTGCCGCCCAGGTGCATCAGGAAGGTGCGGTCGGAGACGTTGACGACGCGCACGCCGGCGATCTGCTTGAGCCGATTGACGATCTGCTGGCCGTGTACGCTGTCGCTGGCCTTGACGGTGATGTCGCGCAACACGCGATCGCGCTGCGACTCGACCAGGTCGACCGCGCCGATGTCGCCCCCGGCCTCGCCGATGGCGGAGGCAACGCGGCCGAGCATGCCGGGGCGGTTCCGGATCTCCACGCGGACCGTGATGCTGTAACTCGCGCTCGGCGCCACGGCCATCAGCGCGGCTCCGCCGGCAGCGTCCGGCGAATGAGATCCAGCAGCAGGGTCGCCGTCCAGATCCGCATGGAGGGCAGATCGCCGCCGAAGCGGTACTCACGGGCCTCACCATTGGCGCCGTTGGCGCTGACGGCGACGATCGCCCGCCCGGTGGGCGGCGACGTGCCGGACACGGGCTCGACCCAACTCACCGCCCCCACGGCGGCGCCGTCCCACTTCGCCACGGCCGCGGCCAGGGCGCGCGTCCGCTCTTCGGATCCCTCCACCGTCCGGGCGTCGGGCCCCAGGCGCTCCGCCTCCGAGAAACCGGCGAGCACGACGCCCCCGGCGAATGCCTCCGGCGCCGATGCCGCGAGGCGGCCGCTGGCGGCACCGGCGCCGCCGACCTCCACGAGCGCCACCCGCCCCGGCGCCGCCTTCAAGCGTGCCGCGATCTCACTCTCCAGCGTCGCGTCGGCGGCGCCGAACACGGCGTCGGCCAGCCGGGCGCGGATCTCGGTCTCGACGGGCGCGATGAGACGCTCGGCCGACGCCGCGTCGTCGGCCTTGGCGGCGATGCGGACATCCACCTGGCCCAGGTGCGCCAGCGTGCCGACCGTGGGATTGGCGCCCTTCTCCATAAAGTCCGCCAGGAGCTCGCCGATCCGGTTCGCGCCAAGGCCGACCGTCTTCAAGACACGCAGCCGTCTCTCTCCCCCTGGACGCCGAGGCGCTTCCGGAGATAGGGGATGACGCGGCTCACGAGCAGGTACTCCATCTCCCGGGGAACCCCCGGCAGGGTGATGACGGTTCTGTCGTAGTGCTCTACGATGACCGCGGGCGCCGTTCCGACCGGGTTCTCCACCGGGATCGCGCCGGCCGGGATATGTGCCTGGC from Candidatus Methylomirabilota bacterium harbors:
- a CDS encoding dolichyl-phosphate beta-glucosyltransferase; amino-acid sequence: MSPRWSIVIPAFNEAQRLPRYLEEVLAYFDGRGEPYEVIVVDDGSTDETAAAVRALARQHGSLSLLALPRNEGKGAAVRAGMLAARGDYRLFTDADGATPIGELKRVEPLLMAGAGIVIGSRVLADPAVSVVARRHRVIAGRLFNWLVARLGLRGVADSQCGFKAFHGAVAKELFEPLQTRGFGFDVEVLLRAQGSGHRIVEVPVNWTDQPGSKVGVLMHGPGMLTQIALARLRARDSR
- a CDS encoding malic enzyme-like NAD(P)-binding protein, whose protein sequence is MAVAPSASYSITVRVEIRNRPGMLGRVASAIGEAGGDIGAVDLVESQRDRVLRDITVKASDSVHGQQIVNRLKQIAGVRVVNVSDRTFLMHLGGKIEIRNKAPIRTRDDLSMAYTPGVARVCLAIREDRRRAFALTIKHNTVAVVTDGTAVLGLGDIGPEAALPVMEGKAMLFKEFAGVDAFPICLATRDVDKIVETVKLVVPVFGGINLEDIGAPRCFEIENRLRKELDVPVFHDDQHGTAVVVLAALLNALRIVRKDLRRLRVVVTGVGAAGTATIKILQSSGVRDIIGVDEHGTIHRGRTKGMDFMKRWVASTTNPRRVKGGLADAVRGADVFIGLSVPGILRAGDLARMARNPIVFAMANPVPEIQPEEAEGHVAVMATGRSDYPNQINNVLCFPGFFRGLLDSRARTVNDEMKLAAARAIAACVGRSELSAEYIIPSVFNKNVAPAVADGVARAAHDTGHARRSRHPKGAEVP